From the Equus asinus isolate D_3611 breed Donkey chromosome 9, EquAss-T2T_v2, whole genome shotgun sequence genome, the window ataatAGTTACCTTTGAGAAAGAGAGGTGGGGAGTGACTGGGCGGGGGCACAAAGAGGACTTCAGGGATACTATCGTGTTCTATGTTTTCACCCAGTTACTTGGGCATGTTCACCAGCTGATCATTTATTGAGCTATATAGTTGTGATTGGTGCACTCTCTGGATGTGCTACACACCTACAAAAAAAGTTTAGGTCTATCATAATTCTCTGACAAAGAAGGGAGGAAATTACAAGCATTCAGAGATTGCcattaaagaataattaatagtCTCTGAACATGTAAAGTTAAACTTCAAGTAGGGATCAAAAGGTTCATTTATGTTAGAAAGAGCACTCTCAGCCATGGAAACTAACCAGATGTACTCTGCACCGGTCACAATGGGAAAGATTCACTAATTGAGATAATGTATACAGTAGTCCACCTTGATCCTCgcgggatacattccaagacccccagggtACGCCTGAAACCGTGGCTAGTACTGAACACTATATAGCCCATGTTTTTTCTGATAcatacacacctatgataaattttaatttataaattagtcacagtaagagattaataattaataatagaacaattataacaatatatgtaATAAAACTTACCGTACATCTTAgtaacctcagcatacaattttctttctttccttattaagctgagaactttcaccttttcgcTTAAAGGAAGCACTGCAATACCgcaacagttgatctgataactgagttggctactaagtgactaatgggtgggtgGTGTAGACAGCATGGATGCACTGGACAAAGGGAGGATTCATGTCCCAGGCAGGATAGAACAGGACAACGGGAGAATTCATCATGCTATTCGGAACAGCagcgtgcaatttaaaacttacaaattgttaatttcttgaatttttccatttaatatttttagaccatggttgaccacaggtaactgaaacagcataaagtgaaaccacagataaacGGGGACTActgtataaagtgcttagaatagtgctaGTGTTATGTGTAAGCTATTATTACACTTTCTAACACACCAGAAGCAGTCCCAAATGAAGGCTTAATCTTAGATCACAAGCAAACTTTCTTTATTAGAATCCAAGGTCTGTTTTGTCCttaattctttcaaaatagtCTTAACAGCCTGATTGAGGCAGTACCttcatttatataatttacaGTTATGGAGTCCACATCACCACCTGGCTTGTTTTAGTGAAACCCAAGGAAGTCAAAACTCCGAGGCTAAGAATCACGGAGCACCTGCACTGAAAGAGAGCACAGAGACCTTCTGGTCCAGTGAGTCTCCAGCACACACGTCACCAGGGCATTTGCTAAAAGTGCAAGTCCCCTGGTCTCCCACACCAGATTCCGGTTCACTTAGTCTGAGAGTAGGGCCCAGGAATTTGCACTTTTAAACAAGTTCTTCAAGAGATTCTGAAGAAGGCAGTCTACAGAGAACACAGAGcttcttgttttacagatgaaggaaacGGAGGCCAGGAAGGAAGGGACCTGCCCCACCTCTTCTTTCCGGTTAGTGAGTAAGCCAGGACTAGAATGAAGGTCGCCTTCACCGCTCCAGTGTTGTTTGCATGATTCCACGCTACAACAGCTGAGGACCCAGAATGAATCTGTCCTAAACCTCAGCAGCTTATTCCACTGAGCCCTTTGCCTTTTCACCCAAGCATTAGGTTAAGTGGAGAGGCACAAAAACCCATCTGTATATTAGCTATGCAGAAGCAGCACTTTAGAACCTAGTTTAAATCATAGCTCCACtatttacaagctgtgtgaccctgagatagttaatcaaatttttttttaaagattttatttttttcctttttctccccaaagccccccagtacatagttgtatattctttgttgtgggtccttctagttgtggcatgtgggaagctgcctcagcgtggtttgatgagcagtgccatgtccgcgcccaggattcgaaccaacgaaacactgggccacctgcagcggagcacgcgaacttaaccactcggccacagggccggcccctagttaaTCAAATTTTGTGTGCTTTGGTTTCTTCCTCTACAAAGTGGCAAAACAAGACTGATAGTGGCAGGATGTTCTGAAAAGTTATGGAAAATACTAGCATAGAGCTTGGCAAATAATGAGCCCTCAGTAAACAGTAGCTATGATTAATGCATCTTAAAACATGGCGGTAAAACTATACTCTTCGTTTGATTACAGGagtgttctcaaagtgtggcccctaCAATAGAATCACCTAGAAGTGCTTGTGGAAAACAGATTTCTGGAACTAGCCCCTCAGAAGACCCAGTGAATCAGAATCCTTGGGGCGAGACCCAGAAGTCTGCATTAACAAGCAAGCACCCCCAGTTCTTTCTCTGCATACAAAAGTTCGAGCAACACTGGATGAGGGCTGTGGACAGGGTGCTTCTTGTCAAAGAAAAGACATGTATCAGTGAGAGCCAGGGAGTGCTGAACTCTCCAACAGGAACAATTTTCTGCTAACAAGAGGTGAGTGAGTGCCATCTACTGCCTTATTTTAGAATGCAGTGCTAAGACTGGTTCAattcctctctcagtaattgaatTCACTCCAAAAAATTAACTAATCCTAAACAAGATATCCAAGCAACAGAAAGCACTGTTGGAAGGAAACGTGAAAAGTATTTAAGTAGAAGAAAACTTCTAAGTTAAAAGGCTTTTGGAGTTTTAGTTTAATATATCTAACGAACTCCTGTAATTTCAAGTTACTGCTAAAACAGTAAAGGAAAATACAATCCCTCACCCATTGGCCTATGacaacagtgaaaggaaaaacaaaaccacgAAATGCCCTAAAATACTGCAATAAACAACATGTAGCATCGCTCACCTCCACCACCCCTTCCCCGGGCCCAAGAgaaaattaagtgaaagaagGACAAGCTTTCTTCTCCTATAACCTTCTACTCGAGTCCAGCATCAAAACTGCCACCTGCAGGACACTAGTTGGAAAGTAAACATTCCCTTCAAAAGGCCCTCAAAAAAGCCTTCTGAATTATAGTCTTTTACCATGTTTAAAGCTGATTTCCCCTTTCAAGTTgcaaatgcataaataaatcCAAAGGCTCAAGAGGGATGGGCAAAGCCTTATAAATACCTGCATAAAACCGGCAGTTATACTTCACATTGCAATAATTTGATGACAAATCATAAAAAgcatttgtctttaatttttgtttgtttttaggaaataaatgGCAAAATATATACACTGTGGAGTCTGAATTTCCCCATCATAGAGTGTGAATGATGGTCCGGTTCCGGAGCTCCTGAATATACTCTTTGGCGTGGGTAAGTGCTGTCTTGGGTGCTTCATGTGGAGGTGGGGGGCCTTCCACCAACTTCACAAAATAATGGCAATAAACCTTCTCCATGATCCCAAAGTGACCTCTGCCGTGGTATCGGATGCGTTTCAGGTACTGGCCTCGCCCTGAGGTGGACTCAGCTagatagggaagaaaaagagaattatagCAAATGACTATATCCATAAGACTACAGCTCAATCAGATGAGCAATTTCTGCCCTTTCCTTGACTGGATTCTATGACTATATGAGCTCACTGGCTGGCTAGGGCAGGCTTGTCTCAAAATAAGTATCCCGAGTTTATCAAGgaccaggctctgttctaggtgttggagaaagaagagtgaagGAGACTAGCAAGGGTCCTACCGCCATGCAGTGTACATTctagaggaaaaagataaaaaatacacatCATCATTTCAGTTAGCGACAAGCGCTATGAATAAAGTAAAACAGTGATGTGACAGAGAGTGATAGGGTGTTGGGGCAACTTCAGATTGGGGGGTGTCACGAGGCATTCTTGAGGAAGAGACATTTGATCTAAGACCAGAATGAATCATCCACGCAAATATCTAGGTGCAGggtattccaagcagagggaacaggaagGGCAAAGACCCAACGGTGCGAATGTGCTTGGCTTGTTTTAGGAATAGAAGGACCAGCCTGCTGAAGTGTGGTAAGCCAGAAGGGTGACACGAACAAAGGAAAGAGACCAGAGATGAAGGCAAGATGACGATGAGCCCTGTAGGCTGAGGtgaggagttttgattttattctaaTTGTGATGAGAAGCCACTGGAACCAAGGGTTCCCAAAAGCTGGTCCTCGAGCTAGCTACATGAGACCAACCTAGGAAACATACTTAAAACGCAGATGCTGAGACCACATCTCTGCAGTTCTAATTTAGTATATTTGGGAGAGGCCTTGGAAACTACATTCTGAGCAaacaccacccccaccccaactccccCTAGTAATTCTGATTCGCAGCCAGTTTTAGGAAGTTCAGCATTATAATTGCccctcatctcccctcccccacgctGCATGTCAAAGTCTGACCTTGTAAAATTTGAAGAAACCTTTTAAAGAGTGTATAAGAAGAAATCTGTTTACCCGTAATACATCAGAGTAATAACCACCTTCTActattttctgaatttatttagtCACTTTTTGAGTTCATTTAATAAgtcttttaaaaaggcaaaacgTATAGAACACATTCCAAATTAATCCACTTCAATACTCACCATTTTTGTATGCTTACTGTGACATAACTTTTTGATATAGGGACTACATCAAATCACACACTTGACAACCATCTAACTACAATCCTGAAATGGGTTTCAGCAGAAGCATCCTAGCTTCGCCAAAGAGAAAGCCAAGGATGAAGTGATTAAGAAAACTGCTTAGGGTCTCAGTGAGTTAAGGAAAGAGCTACAGCCTTATACCAACTTCATCTACTGGGCACTAAAGAACGCGTTTAAGACTTTCCAAAGAGAAAGCAGCATTACACAAATCACTTTATAGTGAAGTACCACCAGGTTTCTAGATGCACCCGTCACGAGGAAACCTACAAACAAGAATAGTGACACCTAGGAAGAGTGTAAAAAACTCTAGagtgtagaaaactctaaaaagcattttacaaacaCGATGGCTGCTATCCAAAATTACAACTCTACCCAACTTGAGCACCAATTTCCAAATACTCTGAGCATAAGGAACACTACTCAGTGAGCGAAGTATCAAAACCAGCTGACTGTGGAGCACTATACACCCTACCAAAACACAACGACCAACCCTACCAGTGTCTGTTAACCACCATTTTCCTTCCAACATCCCCCAAACACCTAGGAGCAGACACTCAATACCTGCTAATGGCCAGCCATAAAGTATCACGTTATGGCACATAACGCCATCATTTTTtgtcaaaacaaaaacattaattctTCTGAAACACCAGTATTCTTTAATACACTACACAGCTACTCTGAGGTCTGAATGAAATCAGCATTTAAGAGCATAGATTCCAAATTGGTTTCTGGTCTCCCCTCCTCCAGTCTCTCCTCCACTAATTCCATACATTGGGAGTTTCAAACTGCTTTTCTATGGAACCATTTCATTACAATGAAACAACATGTAGAAGCTGTCTGCAGTGTGAATCTGTCCTGACTGAAACATGGTGGGGAGAGATCCAAAACTGTgccattcattcacccaacaatTGTTTCTGAGTTCCAAGAGGGTGCAAGGCTCTATCCTGGGCTCCAAGGATACAGCAGTGATCAAGATATCAAGAGCCCTTCTGTTTGCCCCAGGCCCCACTCCTGGAGGCCTCACAGCACAATTTCAAAACCAATGCTTACAGTTAACAGTCTTAAAACCCTACCTTAATAACATATATCTCTTACCCAAAAGCTTCCCCTGGGTTCTCTTCCATACAGTTTGAACCAAATGCCACAGCCTGCCATGTTCAGCCCTCTGGAATCTAGCCCAACCCACCCTTTCAATTTTATCTGCTCTACCTCAACTCTCTACTTCCTTCACACTATTCTACTCCCGTACCACACAATTACTGTTCATTCCAACCCACATGCCTTTGCTTATGTGGTTACCTCActttgaaaatcttttctcttCGACACTCTTAATATCTTACTTAAGATAGTGTCAATGTAGGTAAATTACTAGTATTTAGGTAAATGTGAATCTTGACATTTTAAGATTAGAAATCCTCTCCTCCCCGCTTCATCATTATAAGCCCAGAAGACTGATTTACAAAAGTGACTCAATCACTTTCCCTAAAGGGAATCATTTTAGACACCATGAATCACTAAGCAGTGACGTTTTATAAGTCCATGTCCACTTGTTAAGGCCTATTCACAGTGTCATTACTCATCATTATAAGtttgaaaaggaaatgaactTTCAAAATCTTTGGTCATGCAACACCAGGTATTAGCTTTAGACTGATGATAGGTATTTGAAGGAATTACCATATAATGAGAACATATGCTACCAAAAAAGCACTTCCCTTAAAATGCCTATACTTCTTTATTTCAGGGGGCTGAAAGAGCCATTCCTGAGCCAAAATGGTAGCCAACGAGTAACTAGTCTTTCAATGGAAATCTAGTCTATGGAATGAAATGTCTAGGCCTTTTCTAAGAATACAATAGGATAAATCAGTCTCCCACATTTTATAAGTAAACATCACTAGAGTACTTATTAAACAAATAGCttcccaggcctctcccctggGGCTTCAGACCCAGCAGCTCTGTGGTGAGGCCTGGGAATCCGTATTTTTAATAAGAACCTCAGATGATTCTTATCAGGGAAGTACGGCCAAAATAGGGATAAAACGTCTACCATGTCATGGTGAGAGACTTCTTCCTAAGGGTACTCATCTCTTTCCCTCCATAATGGAATTAGGTAGCAATATACTTCgcaaatgagtttttaaaatcataagacAAATGCAAACTTATCAGCCCTACTTAAGAAAGGAGATTTTACATAGAACTAGATGAAAGAAGGTGCAGGTAGGGCAGAGATGTTTTAGGAGAAATGTGCTAAGGAGACCAATGAATTAAAGGCCCATTCATGTAGCActggttaagtttatttttgCTCACTAGCAATACTGGACTTTGCTCCTTCATGTGGGAAGATAGGATTAAGCTCCTCACCCTATCTCTCTTTACCACAGTTATTGAAAAGGATTTAAAGACAAACTCTATTTCATTTGTATCTGAATTCCATTCTAATGTGTTGTCTATCAGCTAAGAAGCCATATTCCTAAGAAACTGAATAAAGTTAATTAAATTTGACTTGATATTCAGTCATAGAGCAGGAAAGGTCACCAAGAGGTTTCAAGCAAATGGCCTTGCTCTTCATCCATTTCATCTCTTCCAACAATTCTGGGCCCTCCCAGCATTATTTATTCATGCAGCTCCCAGAAGAAAATTCTTATGATTAACTACTGTGGCCCTGCATCTTCTGAGTTGCCATTTTGATTTCTCTCTGCACCTACCTGTGTATCAGAATATAATTAGTTATTCAAGATTCagctttaaaataagatatttcaaTTGAAAACCATAactcatttgaatttcagaagtaGGTGGTGTTGCCAGCATCAATCTCAGGTGAACTGAGGGGAGAGTTTAACTTAACCAGAATAAATATCTCCAGTAGGGCAGAGGTGATGTGTCAGAGTGGAattgagatgatttttttttaatctaattgtTGAAAAATTATAAGACAGAACTAATTTCCTCCACAATGATTAagcctttttttcctccatttggaGAGCAGCAGTTCTCCatatcttaaatttaaaatatctttagatAAAATAGTCCTTATACGTAGGTTTGGCACTGAGAAAATTTTGCTTCAACATCAACATCTTTGTTTGATTAAAAAACTGCTTAGGTTAGGAGCAATTGTTGCTGAAGTGAGAAGAAAACATTACTAACTACTGCTCCACTTCACTGTAGAGTTGGAGGGGGCAAGAGAGCTTTGTACTAAACATCGATCTCTTTCTAGAAAAAGAGCTGTGTGAACACAGGctacaaaaaaaaatcccttacATTTGTACAGTGCATCATGCTTCCCAAAGCATTTTCACTCACATTAATTTAATTTGATGTGGAACAAGCATACAAAACGGGAGATATGCTTCCGGATGTAATAACAAAGGGGAACAAACACATCTGGGTCATGTGAGCATTCCAAGGCTCCTTGGCTCTTACAATTCAACAGATGTTCCATTCTGGTAATTGGAAGGTTAAATTATAGGACCTTTATGGATTAGGCACCTGGCTTGGCACATTATAAAGGGTTTTTAAGCCTACTTGTCATCCTTTATTTACTTCCTTCAGGTTGACaaagaattcattaaaaaaaaaatcagttccgTTCTTTCTTAGTTTTATCATGATTAAAGGACCACTCTATATACCATCTTGGTATCCATTAGTGGTAGTAGGTTTCATGATCTCAGTCTCATGACAGAACAGGTAACAATAAAGTAGGAAGGTTACTACCATTTACAACAGACTAACATTAGCATGCTGAAGGCTGAAGAATAAGCTATTGCTGGCGATTTTCACTGGCAAACCCAGTCCTAAGGAATTAGATATCAAAGACTGCTGTTAGATAAAGAACTTGGCATCGCTGTTGGAAGACATTTTCCAATGCTAAGAATATTACAGATCTTACCTATATATAAATTGGATCTGAATTCCACATTGTGGTCTCTCACTGCCATATCTTGTGCTTCTAAGAGAACcttaaacaaggaaaagaaaggcacTCATATGGCTAAACTTGaattaaaacagaattaaaatttctcatttcttgtTGTTATCTCTATAATATGACTGCTAATCACATGCCTCCATTTTACAGTCAATCTTAAAAAGAGAACATCAAATGATAACAGCACTAAGGACAAGGGATACAGTGAGCTTTCCTTCCTCAGACAATCATTGCAAACACCAGGAACACAGCCCATCCCCCTAAGTTTACAATGGAAGGTGTAGGCTGTAAAGGAGATAGCAGCACTTGCGACAGTACCCTTGGTAATGAACGTAATATCTTTGAGTCAGAGACTTGTCAAAAAGTTCAAGAAGCTCAAGAGCAAAATCTTACTGAAATTTCTTAAACATTGGATCCAAAATAACCATTAGCAACAGACAAGTAGAGAAAAAATCATACTCCAAAATTTCCTTTAAGAATTATTAAATTTATACTCTATACATATTTTGAATTAAGTTAACTTCCTCCAGATCACATTTTTTAGAGTAGGACAATTGtagtcagaaacaaaagaaactagATCTTTCACTCCTTTAAAGATAAAGAACATAGGACAAAGCTGGGTACACAATAGATACTTAGTAACTGCATTCTGAATTGAATTAAATAGAGGTATTACAATGGAAACTTTTAGAAGTCTCAATCCAACAATCTTAACAATTCAATTCAACTCTTAATGATTCAACTGCTAAACTAAAAAGATAAGATCTGACTTGAGGTGCAAATTAACcggaatataaaaaataatgctgggggccagcccagtggcacagcggctaagtgcccacattctgcttcagcagcccggagtttgccggttcggatcccgggtgcagacatggcaccacttggcacaccatgctgtggtaggcgtcccacatacaaagtagaagaagatgggcatggatattagctcagggccagtcctcctcagcaaaaagaggaggattggcagcagttggctcagggctaatcttcctccaaaataaaaaaacaatgctGATACCCCCAGATGTCCTTAACCCAGCTTTTGGAGACAAAAACACTCATGTGCCTAGAATGAGTCAGCACAAATACCACTGGCTCATTAGTATGTAGTGAAGTCAGCTACATCTAGAGCTAAAAGGGTCTTAAGAGAACATCTAACCCAATCCCACCTAGTTTACAAACGAGAAAAATGGAACCAGCCAGGATGTGGTGCCCATAGTCACAACAGAAACTGTCAGAGAAAAAACTAGATCCCAAGTCTCCTGAgtcccagtccagtgctctttccactcaaCTGTTATCAAATCACAAGCTCTCAGTTTCGGAATTgaccaaaacaaaaatcttctaaaaaatatatcaagccccaaatcatgaaaaataagatTTATCACTTCACAGACagacagtaaaaaataaataaatgtctggtGCAAACAAAAgcatctcaggaaaaaaatacttaaagcaAACAATGTCTCTAAGATATAAGAACATTAGCAAAAGTGAGTGCCCTAAACCTGTATTATGTAAACTATGTATTTACACCAGGAAATTCAGGGAATTCAAGAGGTAGCCGAGCTTACTAACTGCAAGACAGCTATGTGATCCCTCCCCCCATTAGTTTACCTCTTTAATTATTTGGGCCCCTTTTTTGTCACTGAATTCCAACTGAGCCAAAGCCTGGTCAATGGACATTCCTCGTATCTAGAATTAAAAGGTAACAGacaagagaaaacagacaaaGTAGTTTACAAGTTCAATGTTGCCTTTTCAATGAAAAGTAAAAGCTTTACATGTTCCAAACAACTTCTGAAAATAGCTaactgttatatgtcaattataactcaataaaactaggaggaagttttttaaaaattaaaaataaaaatagctaactaAATGcaggcaaaagagaagaaaacaagttTGAGAAAGGGTACCACCCTCTTTAAGTCACAATCAAACAAAGACTTTAACCATAAAACCTAGATCCTAACAGTTTCAGTAATATTAAAAGAGAGAGCAGACATGACAGAGAGAAATCACAGACAGGCAAGGACCGCACCAGGCATCAAAGGCACCTTCTGCTACAGGATAAATGAATTACCTGTATATTTGCTGCTTTTGCCTCCTCTCatatataaatttcattttccagggaaaaaaacttaaaaagcaacAGTTTTCAAATAGGTTGAAtcaaattttacagataagtaagCTTGCTTCCTGGATTCTCTGGTTGTAGACAGATTCCTGAtgcctttgttttaaatatctatgTATCCAATGTGATTTAGTTTctcagaagaaagggaaaaattaagcaaaatcaCTCATCTCTGAGCAATTATTTTTTGATCCCTTACCAACTATCTGAACACATAATCATACTCCTCACTTTTGAAGAAATCAGAGcaaatttttttgatttttcaggtccTGGAGGGAACCTCATAGCTCCTCTTCCTGAGTATTATACGGTAACAGTCACTTTAGCTTACCAGTTTTGCCAAATACCACATCTTGtctttgctgtattttatttgcCTTCGACAATGGTAGATTTCCTTAgaaataaggaggaaaaaaaactttagcaAGTTTGTCAAAATGATAGTAATATACTGCTAATAAAGTTTTTACTTTCTATGCTTAATGAAAATGCTGACACGAGAAGTAAAAACATTATAAAGAATTTGCAGATTCTTTTTCCCTACAGAAAGTTGTATTATTCCAAAGTCCCACTACGTAAAAAGATTACTAAGGGAGAAACAGGAACTATAAAATGGCTAGTTTGTGCCAATAATTACAATATTTCTATCCAGAGGAACAGCAAAAGGTTTAAATGAAAGTATTTTGAGAACATTTAGCTGGctaaaagaactaaagaaaaggtactacaacaacaacaacaaaagtttcTCGTCAGCTAACAAtgatgaaatggacaaaataaCTGTTTTCATAGGAAAGCCAATATTCTAGTAtttggttaagagcacagattctAGAATCAGACTGCTcgggtctgaatcccagctctaccatttattAACTACAGAACCCAAGGTACTTAAACTCTCTCTGCCTAAGTGtcctcttctttaaaatgaagataatagtacctacctcatgaaactataataaagattaaataaaataacctatGTAAAGAAAGCAGTttacagtgcctagcacatggtaagatcttaataaatgttagcttgcATTATCTCCTATTTATAGTAGTAGGCATAGcctatttaagtttttttttttttaaagattttatttttttcctttttctccccaaagccccctggtacatagttgtatattcttcactgtgggtccttctagttgtggcatatgggacgctgcctcagcatggtttgatgagcagtgccatgtccatgcccaggattcgaaccaacgaaacactgggccgcctgcagcggagcacgggaacttaaccactcggccacggagccagccccttatttaagttttttaatcAATCATCCATTAAACAATTTATAGTTCACAAAGCACTTTTCAAGCCCATTGTTTCATTTGATCTAACTCTAAGAGTTGGGAGAGGAGACATTTTATAATCCTTTTACAAAGTGAAAATCAGAGAAatcaagtgacttgtccaagactGAACAGCTTCTAAGAGACAAAGTTAGAACACAAAGTGCCATACCGAGCAAGTGCCTGATACAACGTCTGGCAGGTGTAGCTTCAAACTTCCCCTTACGATTCTAAAACCCACCTTCTTTCACTGCTACATCATATcgccactttaaaaaaattagagaacaTTTGTCAAGGAAAACAATAGCAAGGAGAACTTAGAACTTCCTAACATTCTGACTCTCGCTGGAAATTTTCAA encodes:
- the MRPL22 gene encoding large ribosomal subunit protein uL22m isoform X2; translated protein: MDAEFEGEAHFGEIYHCRRQIKYSKDKMWYLAKLIRGMSIDQALAQLEFSDKKGAQIIKEVLLEAQDMAVRDHNVEFRSNLYIAESTSGRGQYLKRIRYHGRGHFGIMEKVYCHYFVKLVEGPPPPHEAPKTALTHAKEYIQELRNRTIIHTL
- the MRPL22 gene encoding large ribosomal subunit protein uL22m isoform X1, producing the protein MAAAILERLGALWMQNLRGKLTLGLLSSHSVPQSQIHTSASLDISRKWEKKNKIVYPPQLPGEPRRPAEIYHCRRQIKYSKDKMWYLAKLIRGMSIDQALAQLEFSDKKGAQIIKEVLLEAQDMAVRDHNVEFRSNLYIAESTSGRGQYLKRIRYHGRGHFGIMEKVYCHYFVKLVEGPPPPHEAPKTALTHAKEYIQELRNRTIIHTL